The Rahnella aceris genome contains the following window.
TATGGCGCAGCCTGATGCGTGCGAAACGTAAGCTCTGCATCTTCTTTGGCTTTGTCGCCATTATTCTTTGTCTTTTCGGCGGGCTGATGTTTGCTGCCGAAGGCGGCAACGGCGGATTTACGTCGCTGGGCGCGTCTGTTTACTGGGCCGTGGTGACGCTGACGACGGTCGGATACGGGGACATTACACCGCATACTGCACTGGGAAGAATGCTTGCGTCGGTGCTGATCCTGCTGGGGTATTCGATCATCGCCGTGCCGACCGGGATTTTAACGGCTTATATGTCGCAGGAATTGGAAAAAGGGCGTGCTGCCCGTTCTTGTCAGACTTGTCTGCATTCTGGCCATGAAATAGATGCAAAATTTTGCGCACATTGCGGAGCGGTCTTAGCGGCCGATAAACCACAACCTGTTGAAAAATAGCCTGATAACTGTACATCTATTGAACTGTTCGGTACAAAATTAGACTAATTTCGCGCTTTACCGCAGCATTGCATTAAAAAGAGTTGCTATTAAAGGGCAGTCATGAGTAAATACATACCGGCCTGTGGTACAGACCTATTTATGCACGACATCCTGAGTAAAGTTGTTCCAATTTAAAGCGTTATCCATGATAACCCTGCTCTGACGAATTTCCTTCTTAGTGCCTCCATAAGTAACGACTGAAATCCGGCTATAACATGCCCATGGTGGCGAAATTTATTTTTAAAAGGTAATTCTTATGTCAATGATGAAAGGTCAGGTTAAGTGGTTTAACGAGTCTAAAGGCTTTGGCTTCATCACTCCTGCTGACGGCAGCAAAGATGTGTTCGTACACTTCTCCGCTATCCAGGATCAAGGTTTCAAGACCCTGGCTGAAGGCCAGAACGTACAGTTCACTATCGAGAACGGTGCTAAAGGTCCGTCTGCGGCTAACGTTACCGCTATCTAATCTTACTTTACCGCTGTTTCAGCGATAAAAGTACAGATGACAAAAACCCGCATGCGCGGGTTTTTTTACGTCTGTTGTTTGTCAGTTAACCGCTTATCAGTTAACCGTATCGTTGATACGCCGTTTGTCATTTCTGCGAGCGTCTGCTGTTTTATCCGGCGGTCTCTGGCAAAAAGATAAAAAAAAGCCCGCATAACGGCGGGCAAAATATTTCTTATGACATTCATTATGTACTTCCTCGGGGGGTAAGCACACCGCCAGTATAGAGAAAATGAAAGTCAGGATTCTTGCTTCAATTCGTTAAGAAAATGAAAAGGAGTCCCGCAGGGGTATTTTACCGTTTCGCATTATCTTTCCTTTCATGCCATGCCTTTGTGCGGTGGTCTGTACTACAATAATCATAATTGAAAACCATGGGATAACCTGATGAAAGTTAATGATCTTGTGACAGTGAAAACCGACGGCGGGCCGCGCCGCGAAGGTAAAGTATTAGCCGTAGAGGAGTTTTACGAAGGCGTCATGTATCTGGTTTCGCTGGAGGAATATCCGGCGGGCATCTGGTTCTTCAATGAAGGCGACACCAAAGACGGCACGTTTGTCGAACCACGTGAAGGTTCTGAATAACGTTTACGCTACATCCGTTACGAATAAAAAAATACCGGGGCAGAAGGTTTGCCACCGGTATTTTTTTACTTATTGCCCGTCCGGAATAACGCTGACGCGACTATCAGAACGTTTCCCAGTTCGGCTCATCGTTCACCCCTTTTGACGAACGGGAAGCCGGGCCGGGCAGGGCGCGGGATGATGCCGGGGACTGTGGCTGCGCACTGCGTGTGCTGCCATCCAGACGGAACACCGCGACAGCCTGTGTCAGGCGCGCGGCCTGTTCTTCCAGTGACGCGGCCGCCGCTGAGGCTTCCTGCACCAGTGAGGCGTTTTGCTGCGTGACACCATCCATTTCCGACACCGCCTGGCTGACCTGACTGATCCCACGACTTTGTTCATCCGATGCGGAAGCGATTTCACCCATGATGTCCGTCACATGGCTGACCGCGGTGACAATTTCTGACATCGTGTCACCTGCATCGCCCACCAGAATGCTGCCTTCGCCGACGTAATCGACGGATTCTTCAATCAGCGCTTCGATTTCTTTCGCTGCCTGTGCACTTCGTTGTGCCAGGCTGCGCACTTCGCTGGCCACCACCGCAAATCCGCGCCCCTGTTCACCGGCGCGTGCCGCTTCCACGGCGGCATTGAGCGCCAGAATGTTTGTCTGGAAAGCGATGCTGTTGATCACATTGGTGATTTCAGCAATTTTGGTCGAACTGCGGGAAATCTTATCCATGGTACTGACAACCTCCGCCACAATATTCCCGCCTTTTTGCGCTTTATTGGAGGCGTCGGCGGCCAGTTTGCTGGCGTGGTGGGCGTTTTCGGAGTTCTGTTTCACCGTAGCCGTCAGCTGTTCCATGCTGGCAGCCGTTTCTTCCAGTGCCGCCGCCTGTTGTTCAGTTCGCGATGATAAATCGGTATTGCCCGAAGCAATTTCTGTCGACCCCTGATAAATAGACACCGCGCCTTCACGTACGGTCAGCACCGTTGACGCCAGCGAGCGTTGCATTTGATCTACGTTGTTACTCAGTACGCCGATTTCATTTCGGCCATGTGCCCGGGTGGGCTGCGTCAGATCTCCCTCGGCAATTTTCTGAATGCGCATCACCATCCGGTTCAGCGGATGAATAATCACTTTGCGCATGACCAGATAAGTGATGAAGGTCAGGACCAGCGCCAGCAGGAACCCGCCGCCCATCAGGGTATAACCGAGCACGGCATTGCGCTGCGCTTTATCATTGATGGTGTTAGCGGTTTGGGTGCGATAGGCAATCGCCGCCAGCAGCGGGACGTTATTGGCGAGATCCAGGCCACGTACTGTTTCTGCTTCCTGAGAAATCACTTCTTCGAAATGTGCCTGTTTGGCCGATTCCAGCATCGGCGCCATGCCCTGAGTCAGATAGGCGTCGTAGGCTTTTTTCAGCGGTTCATCGAGCGCCCGATCTTTATCGGTTTTATTTGGCCGGTTGATATACATATCAAACGAGGTTTGTGACTGTTTAATGCGGCTGGCAGCGTCCTTCAGGTTTTGGCTAAACACATCCTGATCGCCAATACGCGCGGCTGCAGCAGCCTGAATCAACAGCAAACGTGCGGTACGCAGATGGTTTGAACTGTTGGAAAGCGCCAGACGGATTTGCAGCTCCTGGGTGGCGTTTGCCAGCGCGGCATTACTTTGCTTCAGAAAGAAACCGGAGGTGCCGATGGACACAGCAAAAAGGAAAAGGATCCCGGTAAGAATCAGGCTAATCAGGGTAACAAGGCGAATATTGCTGATAAAGGAGGTTCTGGTCGTTAACTGTGTAGGAGTATCCATTTTATTTTGTTCCGCTCAATTGATCCTGTATACCGCCTGTTCCGGGCGGTCAGTGACAGCGATAAAGGCATTGCCAGCGGGCAAGTCCGGCCTTGACGAAAAAAACGCCATAGGGTGTCATCGGCATTCCGGCGCAGGGATTCAGTTTATATTTGTGGCGGAGATCTCATTTTCAGAGATTAACGACGATTTCTACAGGCCACACCGTTGCGTAGCCTGTAGCAGGAGGCCGAAAGAGAGGGGCGGGGGGTTAATTGACGTAGATGCCGTTGGTAAGCTGATCACATAAACGGACGACGTGATAAATAATATGTTTATTCGGTGATTTTATTTTCCTTTTAATATTTCCCTTATAGGAAGACACCGTTTTGGTTTTAATTTGTAATTTATCGGATATTTCAATGGTACCGTTGCCGGACATCCACATCTTGAGCATCGCTGATTCAGAACGGCTGAGCATCACGGGCCGGGTATCGAGCATTCCGCTGCTGGCAGGATCCTGCGACTGCGGCAATAACGGATGATTGATTAACTGCTTAAGGGTATCGGCCTTAATGGATTTCGACGTGATAATCACGTTCTTACGCACAAAAATATACTCTTCAAAATGAATACGCGTACGGGACATAAAAATAAAAAACAGCGTATCAGGGTATTCGGTGATCAGTTCTCCCAGACGCTCTTTATTACCTGAATGAGGCGATATGCAATCCTCGTTAATAAAAACAAGGGAAGGATTCAGTTTGCTGCAACCATTGAGAAGCTGCTCAAAATGGCTGACGTAACTGATGTCTTGTTCACTGGCGAGAAATTGTTGCAATCCGAGACGCGTATACCGGCATGGATCCAAGATTATCGTTTGCATAGTAAGTCCCCATAGGACATCCCTGTTCTGCATAATGATTGGATTCTTTGGTGTCAGCACAAAAGGCACAAACTGCATGCTGACTCTACTTTTTGCATGAAATCTGTCCGGTTGGAAGTGATTTTTTTACCCCGTAAGAGGCAGGAAGGGGTTTGGTAAATTTGGTTTATGTCACAATTTATTTTGTGACTGAACAAAAAAATGACTCGAATTAAGACTATTCTTAATGGATGTAAGGACATAGAAGAAAAGCTAATTAATTATGATGTTACAGTAACACTCTGGAAGACATAACAATATGCTGATAACCCTGCGTATGCTTAAAAACAATTCACGAATGAAAATGGCAGGAAAAGCGGACGCAGTGCGTAAACACTGCGTCACAGAGATTACCAGTAGGACTGCCAGCATTGCGTCACGCGTGTCAGCGCTTCGACATAAAAATAGTCCCCCCAGCTGCAACACTCATCTACGCCTTTACCGCTCGCCATGTGATAGACAGAATGCTTAAGCAAACCGTCACAATCCTCCTGATCACCGGTAAGATAATTCTCAGTCAGTGAGTCCATCATGCGCAGCGCCATTTCTTCATAGCACGCACGTTTATCATCGGTGGCTGGCAGCGCGGTGGCCAGACTCAGCAGGCCGCAGACCGCAATAGCCGCAGCCGAACTGTCGCGAACGGCATCGGTGCCAAGCAGTGCAAGATCCCAGTGGCAGACATCGTCTTCCGGTAAGCGGTTAAGGAAATAATGCGCAAGACGCCGTGACAGCTCAACCTGATCTGCATCGCCGGTATAACGATAGCTGAGCAGAAAACCGTAGATGCCCCAGGCCTGACCCCGTGACCAGCAGGAGTCATCAGAATATCCCTGATGCGTATTACCAAAACGCGGCTCGCCGGTCACGGTATCCATGTAATAGGTGTGATAGGTCGAGGCGTCCGGGCGGACAATATATTTCGCCGCCTGTTCTGCATGGGCGCGGGCAGCCTCGGCGAAGCGCGGTTCACCGGTTTGCTCACTCGCCCAGTACAATAAAGGCAGATTCATATTGCAGTCGATAATCATGCGGCCAGCCTGTTCCGGGTCATTTAAATCGCCCCACGCCTGAATGATTTTCGCCTGGGTATTAAAACGTTCCATCAGCGCTTCAGCTGCGAGGAGTGCAAAACCGCGCGCCTGCCGGTTGCCGGTCAGTTTATACGCGCTGACGCATGAGAGGCTGTAGAGAAAACCGAGGTCATGCGTCGCGGTATCAATGCGGTTGGCGATACGGTTACCAAACGACGTGACCTGTTTTTCTGCCGCCAGCCGGTAACGATCATCGCCGGTCATTTCCCATGCCAGCCATAGCTGACCGGTCCAGAAACTGGTGGTCCACTCCACATTCTCTGTCAGCGGGTAATGGCCGTTTTCGCAGGTTTCCGCCGGGAACTTATTGCCGAACTTCTCCAGATTGCGGGAAATTTTGCTGAGCACCGTCTGGCGCGCGCGCTGCATTTTTTGTGCAAAGGCGATCTTATCCAGCTGATTCAGTTCCACGGGTAACAACGTCTCTTTCGCGATGGTGATAGTCATACCTTCTCCCTTTCCATTCCAATAGTTTCAACTTCAACCTGTTCAGCCGGTACGGGTGTGCCTGAGCGCAGGCTGTGGCAGGCCGATAACGTGAAGGCGGAAATCAGCGTAAAGCACAGTGCGATACCGCCCATAATCAGATAAGTGTGTTCAAAACCGATGCGGTCGTAGAAGTAACCAGCAGGGGGAGCGACCACAATCGAGCCGACATAAATCATGGCCTGATAGCCCAGCAGATACATGGTGGCGTTGACGCGTTTGCTGAAATGCTCGGCGATGTACTTAAACACTGACACCAGCAGCAGCGCGATTTCCAGCCCGTAGAACGGCTTGATAATGGAAATCAGCAGCGGATCGTTGGTCAGCCCGGAGGCAATCAGGCGTAATCCCACCAGTGCACCGACCAGCAGCAGGCTTTTCTTGGCGCCGAAATAATTCACCAGGAAAGGGATCACCATCATCATCAGGAATTCGAGGCCGGACTGCACGGTGCTCAGATAACCGTACCAGGCGTTGCCCTGTTCTTTAGTGTCGAAGAAGGTGACGAAATAACGTGAAAATTGCTGTTCGGCGACAAACATCATCCACGCCACACCGGCGACATAGAGCGAGAACATCCAGAACTTGCGGTTTTTGAGCAGTAAAATCACATCGCTGAACACGATCTTTTGTTGTGAAATCACGTCGTTATCTTTGAGTTCTTCATCACCGATTTTCAGCGACAACAGCACCGCCAGCATGACCAGCGAGGTGGCGCTGCTCAGCCCGAAGTTCCAGGCCGGGGAGAGATTAAACAGCACGCCGGAGAACGACGCGGCCAGCGCCCAGCCCAGCGAACCCCACATGCGGACCTGCCCGAACTCCATGTGATACAGGCGGCTGAAGCGGTCGGCGTAAGATTCGGATGCTGCGACACCGGCGTACCAGCCGAGGCTCAGATACAGCGCACCGACGATAATCCCGAGCATCAGATGGCTGTCCAGCAGGGGCTGATAAACGAAAATAAAGAACGGTGCCATCAGGGCAGAAACCAGCACGACAAAGTACAGCAGAGATTTGCTCATGCCGATTTTGTCCATGATATAGCCGTAAACCGGCTTCATGATCACCGCGAACACGCCGTTAACGGCAAACACGGTACCGATACTGACACTGTCGAGTCCGGCTTTTTGCCCCAGCCATAAGGCATATAGCCCGAAGCTTGAAGACCAGGTGAAGAAATACAGGAATATAAAGCTGCTCATTTTGTAGTAAGCCGTTTTACTGGCTGTTTTTATGGCTTTCATAGTGACTCCTGAAACGGATCCTGAGGATTAACCTAACGTGATGTGCCCGCTGTTACCCTGATATTGCCAGCGCAATTGTTGCCCCTGACGACTGACTTCCGGCCCGGCCAGCGCGCTGATATCACGGGTAGCAGACGCACATACGGCGCATATCAGCCAGTGAGAACCGGCAGGCAGTGACGATTTCAGCACCGGAATGGCGGCGGTTTCGGCGAACATAATGCTGCTGTTGGGCGGGGTGATAACAGCGGAGGCTTCGCGTGGTTCGCTTTCTTCAAGTGCGACAATCCGGCTGACGCCGTTGCGTGCCGTGACTGTCACCCCACGTTTTTCTGCTGACAGCTGTGTTTGCGTTGAAGGTTCCTGCATTACCGCGAAACCGCCTTCGGCCGTCTCCAGCGGACGCTGATTCTCGATGTGATGAACGCGCAGATGCCAGTCGCCGCAGGGGATCAGCCAGGTACGCACGGCAACGTCGTGCCACGGCAGCCAGCGGGAGTAAATCATCTCGCCGGTGATCCGCGTCTCTGCACAGTCCCGACGTCCGCGGAAATAACCGTCACTTTCCGAGAACATCAGCATCGAATCGCAACCGGCATGATTCAGCCCGTACCGGCCACGATCTAAAGTGAATCCGAACTGGCTGGAATAGGCGAATTTGGTGTATTTGGCTTCGGTATTCACAAAGTTATTCAGCTCAAGCTGCCCGGATGTCAGCATCACGACATGCTGGCCTTCGGCATCGCGGGTCAGGATCTGACTGGCATGAGGAATACAGTAAGCTGCGGGGAGTGCGGGAAGCGGGGCTTCTTCTGCCTGCCAGAAGGCATCGTCCGGCGGCAATGCCAGCACCAGGAACAGTTTGCATGCCCAGTAAGGTGAACCCGGCGCGTTATAGTCTTCAGCCATCACCAGATTCGGTGTGTGGTAACCAATGCTGAGCACGCCGTCGCGGTCGAAAATCGGCTCTTTTAGCCAGTGACGCAAATGACGCAAAATCAGCCCCTTGATAATACCCGGGCTGAACACCTCCAGTTTGCTGTACGCCGCCGCACTCCAGAACGCCGCTTCGGCAAAACGATAAGCCAGGCTACGTCCGAAAGGCACCGCCGCGCCGCCTGCTGAAAACATCGTAATGAAATCCTGTGCGAAACGTTGTGCGCGTTCACGTAACATGGCCGCACGCGGCGCATCCACATCGGCCATATTCTGTGCATACAGCAGCCCGTAATAATGAAACGCCATCGAAATGTAGTAATCACGCGGCCTGCCGGGACCGTCGGAATACCAGCCATCGCCCAGATAATATTCTTCCATCAGCGCAAATCGGGCCGCCACGGCTTCCTGATCCCAGGGTAATCCGGAGACTTTAAAACCCATCTGCACCATGACCGGGAAGAAATTCCAGTTATTATTCGGGATGGTGGCATCGCGTCCCTGATTCAGCCAGTCAGCCAGATTCTGTTGCTCCTGCGCGCTGAAATGCTGCAACAATTGCTTGTTCAGCAGCGTCAGCCCGACGCCAAACGCCGCCATTTCCACACAGCGCTGATCAAAATCACGGATTTTTCCCCAGTATTGCGGATGCTGCGGATCGGTGCCGAAACGAATGGCATTCAGATAAAAAGGCAAATCTTCACATTCACCGCCACCCGCCAGCAGCGGGAATATTCCCCACAACATGCGTGACAGCGCTTCCATTTTGGCAATCTCTTTGCCGTAATGGGTGGTGGAATTGCCCAGACTGATTCCGCTTTTGCCTTCTTCTGTATAAGGCGACACCGCCGCGAGCAATTCTTGCAAGAGATGCTGCACATCATCGCGGGTCTGTAACGGATTATTGATGTTCACTTTTTTCGGCGTCATAAAAACTCTCCCGGTGACGTGAGGGAAGCAGAAAATAAGGGTTTATTAATTTGAAATATTATTTCAATTCTCTGTGCTGCGAGTGAAATATAGAGAACTGAAAATCGCTGATTGTTACGTGCTTCACAGAATGGCGTGATTTTTGAAATTGTGATTACCAAACCACGATTAAAACGGCTTAAATTATAAAAAACTGACTGAAAATTGTGTTTTGTTGTCCTTGCCGTTAATGACGTAAAAATGAACTGAGGAAAACAGGAATGCCGGTATCTGATTATCTGGAACGCATTGCCCTTAATGAACGTCAGGTTTCCTTTAACCGGATGAACCGTGGGAGTGCTAATTATTTCCACTGGCATCAGTGTCTGGAGTTACTTTTCGTCAGTCAGGGTTACGGCATTGTCATTGTGGATAATCAGCAATACACGTTGCGCCCGGGACGGTTGTTTGTCTTTCCGCCTTTTAAACTGCACAAAGTGTTTGTCGAATCCGGTGAAAAGAACCTGTATTTGCGCACTACCATTCATCTGGACCACCAGTTGCTGGATGGCTGCCTGCAATCGTTCCCGCAACGCCGGGCACGGTTCGCAAGTTTGTGGGATGCCGACCGCGCGGCACACATTTATGATCTCAGCGAACATGCCAGCCATATAGAAGTCATTCTCGAGCAGTTCAATCAGTTGTCTGAAGCGCAGGCCGATCAGTGGGAAGAAATTACCCTACTGATTTTGCAACTGATGGCCTTTATGCCCGCAGAGGACGCAATGCCGAAAACCATCAGCCGGACAACGGCCTCTAAAGTGATGCAGTGGATTGAAGAAAATTACGTGCAGAAGTTTTCTCTGGCGCAGCTCTCAGCGGCCATCGGGTTGTCAGAAAGTTATATCTCGCGGGTTTTCGGGCAGGAAACCGGGGGCTCCATTCAGGATTACCTTGCCACCCGGCGGGTTAAAAGGGCATGTGAATTACTGCGTTCCACCGACCGTTCGGTCGAAGAAATCGGACTGCAATGCGGATTTACTGACGCGCCGTATTTTATTACCCGTTTTAAAAAGATGATCGGCAAAACGCCGTTGCAGTATCGCAAGGCGGCATTTTCTCTGACGACTTAACGCCAGCTGGCGGGGGCAGAGCCGAGCGGTGAAGCCGGGAAGCGCCAGTGTAATGTCGTATTTTCCAGACGAACAGGAGGAAGCAAACGCCGGGCATTGCCCCAGACCGTACGTTCCTGTTCGGGCAAAAAGTCGGCCGGATCCGCGGATTCAATCAGTGGTTCGCCGCTTTCTGCTAAGGTGCCATTTTCCATCAGTTCGCGGGCGGTACGTGCCAGTGAAAGGCGGCATTCGCTGCCCTGACTGGTTTCCATACGTTGCGCCAAACCCTGCAGCACTGCCGCAGCCATCAGATAGCCGGTAGTGTGATCCAGCGCCTGAACCGGCAGCGGAACAGGCTTGTGACGACCGGAACGCTGCATTCCCTGTTCAGCGATCCCGCAGCTCATTTGCACCAGACTGTCAAACCCGCGCCGTTCGCGCCACGGCCCGCTCCAGCCATAGGCATTCAGGCACACATCCACCAGCCCTGGCGCAATCGCGCGACGCTGTTCACTGCCGTAACCCAGTTTGTGCAGCGCGCCTGCGCGATAGCCATGCACAATCACATCCGCGTCCCGCAGTAATTCTTCGAAACGGTGCCGGTCCTGCGGGTTATGCAGGTTCAGCCGCGCACAGTGTTTACCCAGCGTGACATCCGCTTCCTGACTGGGTTCATCCCAGCCAAAGGGATCAATGCGTAATACATCAGCGCCCAGTCCTGCGAGAAAACGCGTCGCCACCGGCCCGGCGATAATCCGTGTCAGATCGAGTACTTTCACGCCCGCCAGCGGCTGTTGCGGGGATAATTCCCAATGCGGCGGTGCCACTTTAACGGACAACGCATGCTGAAAAAGAGGTTCCGCGTTCAGCGATTTTCCCTGAACATGCTGCTGCCATTCTTCCGGGCTGAGCATCTGCGCGGCACATCCACCTGCCCGCACCACGGCGTGTTCCAGTGCTGCTTTTTTCCACATCACCACCCGCAGCGCCAGCGCCTCGCGGTTTTCCGCTTTGCCGAGCAGTGTTTCAACCACCTTACGGTGCGCGGGGGCATTGGTATGCAAACGGATCCAGCCGTCTGCCGTGGCGTAATCACCCGCCAGACTGTCCCAGGCTGGCGGTATTTCCCAGCCGTCAGGCCGGATACTGGTTTTACACCACAGCGAGGCCAGACGGCGATCCACGGTTACGGCATCGTGTTTGCCGTTTCTGAGGGCGACCAGTTGCGACACTGCGATTCCTGCCAGCGCAACAGAGGCGGCAATCAGCGGGGTTACCGGATAATAAGAGGGAAGATTTCCGGCACCGCTGACATGGAGCGTGCAGGGGAGTGAAATTTTGCCGGTTAACTGCGCGTATAGCGCACGGGCTTTCTCCTGAATCAGTTCATCGGACATGCTGAAACCTCTTGCAGTAAAACAAAAAATCACAAAGCGATGAGATTTCAGCATAGCAGGGCGGACACAAAGGCGTGCTAACCCGGCGCGGATAACACGCTGAATCATGAGTGATAGTAACCTTCCGGTAACAGAATTTTCCTAAAGTCACCGGGGGGTTACGCACCTCAACAGGGCAGGAATTACGGCTAAAACCGGCGTTTCTGAAAACCGGCTCATCCCCTGTCATACGGGGGATAAGCACTGTCATAAGCGCTAACTTTTTCAAGCGAAATATTAGCTGAATGCATTCAATTTCTTGTACTCGGCTTGTGAATTTTACGTTAGCCTTAGGGTCGAAAATTCTGAATACGCGGGGACTGCGTTTTTGTGACGAAGCCCCCGGATTTTTTTGCCCAGTACAGGAAACGATTCTGGCATGGAACGAAGAGCATTTATTAAAGCATCTATGGCATTCGCCGCCTGGTGTGGTGTGCCGGCTATGTCCACACTGTTCACCCGTTCCGCAGAAGCGGCAGAGGCGAATGTGGCAGACGGCGGCGAATTGCCGTTTGATTTCAACGCGCTGAAAAAAATGGCGAAAGATTTGGCGGACAAGCCCTACGGTGGCGCGCCGCAGCCGTTGCCGAAGACGCTGGCTGAACTCACGCCACAGGCCTACAACGCGATTCAGTATGATCATGCACATTCGCTGTGGAATGGTCTGCCTGACCGTCAGCTTGATGTGGAACTGTTTCACGTCGGCATGGGCTTCAAACGCCGCGTGCGCATGTATTCTGTAGATCCGGTGAAACACATGGCGCGCGAAATCCATTTCCGCCCTGAATTGTTTAACTATCACGATGCCGGTGTGGATACCAAACAACTGGAAGGCTTCTCAAATCTTGGTTTCGCCGGTTTTAAAGTCAATAAAGCCCCTGAACTGACGCGCCGCGACGTGGTTTCCTTCCTCGGTGCCAGCTATTTTCGTGCAGTAGATGATACCTACCAATATGGCCTGTCAGCCCGTGGTGTGGCGGTCGATACCTTTACCGATCAGCCGGAAGAATTCCCTGATTTCACCGCATTCTGGTTTGATACGCCAAAACCTGGCGACACGACTTTTACGGTTTACGCCTTGCTGGACGGCATGAGCATTACCGGCGCGTATAAATTCGTGATCCACTGCGAACCGACCCGTGTGGTGATGGAAATTGAAAACCATCTGCATGCCCGCGAAGATATCAAACAACTGGGCATTTCTCCGATGACCAGCATGTTCAGTTGTGGCACCAGTGAACGTGGCCGTTGCGACACCATCCACCCGCAAATCCACGATTCTGATCGCCTGGAAATGTGGACCGGTACCGGTGAGTGGATTTGTCGCCCGTTGAACAACCCGCAGCGATTGCAGTTCAACGCCTTCAGCGACAACAGCCCGAAAGGTTTTGGTCTGTTGCAACTCGACCATGAATTCAATAATTATCAGGACGTGATTGGCTGGTACAACAAGCGTCCGAGCCTGTGGGTAGAACCGGTCGGGGACTGGGGGAAGGGCGCCGTCAATCTGATGGAAATCCCGACTACGGGTGAAACCCTGGATAACGTGGTGTGCTTCTGGCAACCGGAAACACCGGTGAAATCCGGTGCTGAATTTAGTTTCAGCTATAAGCTGTACTGGAGTTCCGTACCTCCTCACCGCAGCCCGCTGGCGAATGTGCTGGCGACCCGTACCGGTATGGGCGGTTTCCCGGAAGGGTGGGCGCCGGGTGAGA
Protein-coding sequences here:
- a CDS encoding AraC family transcriptional regulator produces the protein MPVSDYLERIALNERQVSFNRMNRGSANYFHWHQCLELLFVSQGYGIVIVDNQQYTLRPGRLFVFPPFKLHKVFVESGEKNLYLRTTIHLDHQLLDGCLQSFPQRRARFASLWDADRAAHIYDLSEHASHIEVILEQFNQLSEAQADQWEEITLLILQLMAFMPAEDAMPKTISRTTASKVMQWIEENYVQKFSLAQLSAAIGLSESYISRVFGQETGGSIQDYLATRRVKRACELLRSTDRSVEEIGLQCGFTDAPYFITRFKKMIGKTPLQYRKAAFSLTT
- a CDS encoding CoA transferase, encoding MSDELIQEKARALYAQLTGKISLPCTLHVSGAGNLPSYYPVTPLIAASVALAGIAVSQLVALRNGKHDAVTVDRRLASLWCKTSIRPDGWEIPPAWDSLAGDYATADGWIRLHTNAPAHRKVVETLLGKAENREALALRVVMWKKAALEHAVVRAGGCAAQMLSPEEWQQHVQGKSLNAEPLFQHALSVKVAPPHWELSPQQPLAGVKVLDLTRIIAGPVATRFLAGLGADVLRIDPFGWDEPSQEADVTLGKHCARLNLHNPQDRHRFEELLRDADVIVHGYRAGALHKLGYGSEQRRAIAPGLVDVCLNAYGWSGPWRERRGFDSLVQMSCGIAEQGMQRSGRHKPVPLPVQALDHTTGYLMAAAVLQGLAQRMETSQGSECRLSLARTARELMENGTLAESGEPLIESADPADFLPEQERTVWGNARRLLPPVRLENTTLHWRFPASPLGSAPASWR
- a CDS encoding glucan biosynthesis protein D → MERRAFIKASMAFAAWCGVPAMSTLFTRSAEAAEANVADGGELPFDFNALKKMAKDLADKPYGGAPQPLPKTLAELTPQAYNAIQYDHAHSLWNGLPDRQLDVELFHVGMGFKRRVRMYSVDPVKHMAREIHFRPELFNYHDAGVDTKQLEGFSNLGFAGFKVNKAPELTRRDVVSFLGASYFRAVDDTYQYGLSARGVAVDTFTDQPEEFPDFTAFWFDTPKPGDTTFTVYALLDGMSITGAYKFVIHCEPTRVVMEIENHLHAREDIKQLGISPMTSMFSCGTSERGRCDTIHPQIHDSDRLEMWTGTGEWICRPLNNPQRLQFNAFSDNSPKGFGLLQLDHEFNNYQDVIGWYNKRPSLWVEPVGDWGKGAVNLMEIPTTGETLDNVVCFWQPETPVKSGAEFSFSYKLYWSSVPPHRSPLANVLATRTGMGGFPEGWAPGENYPQVWARRFAIDFIGGELKAFADKGIEPVINVSAGKIKNIEILYVQPFDGYRILFDWYPDSDSVAPVELRMFLRNGQTALSETWLYQYFPPAPDKRKYIDDRQMTK